A single Anatilimnocola floriformis DNA region contains:
- a CDS encoding helix-turn-helix domain-containing protein: MRYSFRLAEVVGHVPDPRKRPGTIKAICDYTTLDRHQVAAFLKNEVKYIPLDALSKLCDYLIEKGFATAEELPGRLFAVEPEHFWELLARRRRLELCLGVRRGEPGDTLDDAWVVASDSVLLGELLNGVTSLGGTARFKRLADPNAPAAVPADDPHPEQLHQSLVFSPGQSSFADYVELARSVYDGFCSAAGDKALICLGSNKSNPVVEILLAEAFGATPFESQDSLPVASKRNCPIFIRYRSHDPQTPSCCGGNDLSKSEKANVPGIYYETSDGTWDVCPWEANKKDAAMVFYIHRESQGRLEMMLGGYSGRATRLLARMLSRRGEEFWPPVYSGHGIQIGAFVVKFKLQNQQDSDAKSLLTDLAAESEIIRLAPDVIERRMQVAGDEEM, encoded by the coding sequence ATGCGTTATTCGTTTCGGCTCGCGGAAGTCGTGGGGCACGTGCCCGATCCGCGCAAGCGTCCAGGCACCATCAAAGCCATTTGCGATTACACGACGCTCGACCGCCATCAGGTCGCGGCGTTCCTGAAAAACGAAGTCAAATACATTCCGCTCGACGCCCTGTCGAAGCTGTGCGATTACCTGATCGAAAAGGGTTTTGCCACGGCGGAGGAACTGCCCGGCCGGTTGTTCGCGGTGGAGCCCGAGCACTTCTGGGAACTGCTCGCCCGGCGGCGGCGGTTAGAACTGTGCCTGGGTGTGCGTCGCGGCGAACCGGGCGACACGCTCGACGATGCCTGGGTCGTGGCGAGCGACTCGGTGCTGCTCGGCGAACTGCTCAACGGCGTAACGTCGCTCGGCGGCACGGCCCGCTTCAAGCGGCTCGCCGATCCGAACGCTCCCGCGGCAGTGCCCGCCGATGATCCGCATCCCGAGCAGTTGCATCAATCGCTCGTCTTTAGCCCGGGGCAGTCTTCGTTTGCGGATTATGTCGAGCTCGCGCGGAGCGTGTACGACGGCTTTTGTTCGGCGGCTGGCGACAAAGCGCTGATCTGCCTCGGCAGCAACAAGAGCAACCCGGTCGTGGAGATTCTCCTCGCCGAAGCCTTCGGCGCGACTCCGTTCGAGTCGCAAGATTCGCTTCCCGTGGCCAGCAAGCGTAACTGCCCCATCTTTATTCGTTATCGCAGCCATGATCCGCAAACGCCCTCGTGCTGCGGCGGCAACGATCTGTCGAAATCGGAGAAGGCCAACGTCCCGGGCATTTACTACGAAACGTCCGACGGCACTTGGGATGTCTGCCCGTGGGAAGCCAACAAAAAAGACGCGGCGATGGTCTTCTATATCCATCGCGAGTCGCAGGGCCGGCTCGAGATGATGCTCGGCGGTTATTCGGGCCGGGCCACGCGGTTGCTCGCGCGAATGCTTTCCCGCCGCGGCGAAGAATTCTGGCCGCCAGTCTATTCCGGCCACGGCATTCAGATCGGCGCGTTCGTGGTGAAGTTCAAGCTGCAGAATCAGCAAGACAGCGATGCGAAATCGCTTCTCACCGACTTGGCCGCGGAGAGCGAAATCATCCGCCTCGCGCCCGACGTGATCGAGCGGCGGATGCAGGTGGCCGGTGACGAAGAGATGTAG
- a CDS encoding AAA family ATPase: MSEQEKNDVAAVQRCEKAYNRLRDELSKVIVGQSDVIEQVLVAMFARGHALLEGVPGLAKTLLISSLAKSLHLSFKRIQFTPDLMPSDITGTEVIQEDPETHQRSYKFLAGPLFTNMLLADEINRTPPKTQAAMLEAMQERQVSAGGKIHGLPAPFFVLATQNPLEQEGTYPLPEAQLDRFLLHIKVDYPSPAEEWEVARRVTSGQMGDINAVLSGEEIIEFQKLVMRVPVSDQVLGYCWALVRATRPGTTEAPEFVNKWINWGAGPRGVLTLVTCAKARAILYGRYHATVQDVQAILKPAMRHRIAGNYAAQANGLNSEKLVDMLLQAIPADRKYEKPAA, from the coding sequence ATGAGTGAGCAAGAGAAGAACGACGTCGCCGCCGTCCAGCGGTGCGAAAAAGCCTACAACCGTCTGCGCGACGAACTTTCGAAAGTGATCGTCGGTCAGAGCGACGTCATCGAGCAGGTGTTGGTGGCGATGTTTGCCCGCGGTCACGCGCTGCTCGAAGGTGTGCCCGGTCTCGCCAAGACGTTGCTCATCAGCTCGCTCGCCAAGTCGCTGCACTTGTCGTTCAAGCGGATTCAATTCACGCCCGACTTGATGCCCAGCGATATCACCGGCACCGAGGTGATTCAGGAAGATCCGGAAACCCATCAGCGGTCTTATAAATTCCTCGCCGGGCCGCTGTTCACGAACATGCTGCTGGCGGACGAAATCAACCGCACGCCGCCGAAGACGCAGGCGGCCATGCTCGAAGCCATGCAAGAACGCCAGGTCTCGGCGGGCGGCAAAATCCACGGCCTACCGGCGCCGTTCTTCGTACTCGCCACGCAGAACCCGCTCGAGCAAGAAGGTACCTACCCGCTGCCCGAAGCTCAACTCGACCGCTTTCTGCTCCACATCAAGGTCGACTATCCCAGCCCTGCCGAGGAATGGGAAGTCGCCCGCCGCGTCACCAGCGGCCAGATGGGCGACATCAATGCCGTCCTCAGCGGCGAAGAGATCATCGAGTTTCAAAAGCTCGTCATGCGCGTGCCGGTCAGCGATCAGGTGCTCGGTTACTGCTGGGCGCTCGTGCGGGCGACTCGCCCCGGCACCACGGAAGCGCCGGAGTTCGTCAACAAGTGGATCAACTGGGGCGCTGGTCCCCGCGGTGTGCTCACGCTTGTCACTTGTGCCAAGGCCCGCGCCATTCTCTACGGCCGCTACCACGCCACCGTGCAGGACGTGCAAGCCATTTTGAAGCCCGCCATGCGGCATCGTATCGCCGGCAATTACGCGGCTCAGGCCAACGGTCTGAACAGCGAAAAGCTGGTTGACATGCTGCTGCAAGCGATCCCTGCCGATCGCAAGTACGAAAAGCCCGCGGCCTAA
- a CDS encoding DUF58 domain-containing protein — translation MSNTVLHRYLDPEVLAHVADRHLEPRGLVIGNLAGAHKSPLNGFAVEFAGHREYTPGDDPKHIDWRVYFTREKLFIKQYELETNFVCHLVLDVSASMRYGEGREQKLLYAGQMATMLGYSIVRQSDKVSLATFDEQVRGVVPASNSMDQVVRMTQHLDLIEPKEKTSIAECLNEVARRMGRREIVMVFSDFFGTDLKELESVLQRLRYNRHEVVLFQVLHHEEITFDLDGMVKFVGLEVADELLAQTEDLRRGYLAALQRFNDEFQEIAQRNGCERILVDTRRPMSELFIDYLNQRSMLNRGR, via the coding sequence ATGTCCAACACCGTTCTCCATCGCTATCTCGATCCCGAAGTCCTCGCCCACGTTGCCGACCGGCATTTGGAGCCGCGGGGCCTCGTGATTGGCAACCTCGCCGGCGCGCACAAGTCGCCGCTGAACGGGTTTGCGGTCGAGTTCGCGGGCCATCGCGAATACACACCCGGCGACGACCCCAAGCACATCGACTGGCGCGTGTATTTCACCCGCGAAAAACTGTTCATCAAGCAGTACGAGCTCGAGACCAACTTCGTCTGCCATCTGGTTCTCGACGTCAGCGCCTCGATGCGTTACGGCGAAGGCCGCGAGCAAAAATTGCTGTACGCCGGTCAGATGGCCACCATGCTCGGTTATTCGATCGTGCGCCAGAGCGATAAGGTTTCGCTGGCCACGTTCGACGAGCAAGTGCGCGGCGTCGTGCCGGCGAGCAATTCGATGGACCAGGTGGTGCGGATGACGCAGCATCTCGACCTGATCGAGCCGAAGGAAAAAACTTCGATCGCGGAGTGTCTGAACGAAGTGGCCCGCCGCATGGGCCGCCGCGAAATCGTGATGGTCTTCAGCGACTTCTTCGGCACGGATCTAAAAGAGCTCGAGTCGGTGCTGCAGCGGCTGCGCTACAACCGGCACGAAGTCGTCCTCTTTCAAGTGCTGCATCACGAAGAGATCACCTTCGATCTCGACGGCATGGTCAAGTTCGTCGGTTTGGAAGTAGCCGATGAGTTGCTCGCGCAGACCGAAGATCTCCGCCGCGGTTACCTCGCCGCCCTGCAGCGATTCAACGACGAGTTTCAGGAAATCGCCCAGCGCAACGGCTGCGAACGGATCCTCGTCGATACTCGCCGACCGATGAGCGAGCTATTTATCGACTATCTCAATCAGCGCAGCATGCTGAACCGCGGACGGTAA
- a CDS encoding leucine-rich repeat domain-containing protein — MNRQLRFRFSLRMLLLAMLVLGLFLGWYGREWDRLRRQRAIATQFQSRGGYVAYDPKLPAPNQKNSPGQPLSRVAGRMLFGEDAFAHIDTVWLKDSKPGDFELFINLPQLKGLLLKQPPDDCLEQLVRNRKLESLDLQHFRLNRARFELLQRLQHLNTLSLTGNEVDDEALESLALLHQLKTLMLDGTNLTSQGLRRVAELEHLQRLYVSASKTIDDRAIGELKPLKNLRTLSLVGTSTTSAALEHIGDMKELRTLDLSHTPLTDSGFENLAESQLAELTVFGTAVGSQSLPQIAKMRSLRRLDLGGRNSPLTNSDLAPLAKLTELRNLSISTNGITEEALTHLSSLRNLRSLYLNSKAISKAAAVRLQSDLPHCTISGSDVAGSYELPAPQPSPDEPN, encoded by the coding sequence ATGAACCGCCAACTGCGATTCCGTTTCAGCCTGCGCATGCTGCTGCTGGCGATGCTGGTGCTGGGATTATTTCTCGGTTGGTACGGCAGGGAATGGGACCGGCTTCGACGTCAGCGCGCGATTGCTACTCAGTTTCAATCGCGCGGCGGATATGTCGCCTACGATCCCAAGTTGCCTGCTCCCAACCAAAAAAACTCGCCTGGGCAGCCGCTGTCCCGAGTCGCGGGCAGAATGTTGTTTGGCGAGGATGCCTTTGCCCACATCGATACTGTGTGGCTCAAAGACAGCAAACCCGGTGACTTCGAGCTCTTCATAAACTTGCCGCAGCTGAAGGGGCTCTTACTGAAGCAACCGCCTGATGATTGTCTCGAGCAGTTGGTGCGCAACCGGAAACTGGAGTCGCTAGACCTGCAACATTTTCGCCTGAACCGCGCTCGCTTTGAACTTTTGCAACGACTACAGCATCTCAACACGCTCAGCTTGACGGGGAATGAAGTCGACGATGAGGCATTGGAGAGTTTGGCGTTGCTTCATCAACTTAAGACGCTGATGCTCGACGGTACCAATCTGACATCACAAGGCCTGCGACGAGTGGCCGAGCTCGAGCACCTGCAACGTTTGTACGTCTCCGCCAGCAAAACGATCGACGATCGTGCAATTGGTGAACTCAAGCCGTTGAAGAATCTGCGCACGCTCAGTTTGGTTGGCACGTCTACGACCAGCGCAGCGCTAGAGCATATTGGTGACATGAAAGAGTTGCGCACGCTGGACCTCAGCCATACGCCGCTCACTGATTCGGGATTCGAAAACCTGGCGGAATCGCAGCTGGCCGAGTTAACCGTCTTCGGCACCGCGGTCGGCTCGCAAAGCTTGCCGCAGATTGCAAAGATGAGATCGCTACGCAGGCTCGATCTTGGCGGCAGAAATTCGCCGCTCACGAACTCGGACCTGGCTCCGCTGGCGAAGCTCACCGAATTGCGCAACCTGTCCATCTCGACGAACGGAATTACCGAAGAGGCGCTAACGCACCTGAGCTCTCTGCGCAACTTGCGCTCGCTTTACCTCAACTCGAAAGCCATCTCGAAAGCGGCTGCGGTTCGACTACAATCCGATCTGCCGCACTGCACCATTAGCGGCAGCGACGTTGCTGGCAGTTATGAACTTCCTGCGCCGCAACCATCTCCGGACGAGCCAAACTAG